Proteins encoded together in one Halothermothrix orenii H 168 window:
- a CDS encoding GerAB/ArcD/ProY family transporter — translation MMTRMKEHGKLSERQFAGIIANTMVGVGVLILPKTATKFAGTAGWIALLLGGVIALFFLFLILKLGTRFPENTLMEYAPRIIGKIPGTLVSLIFCTYWFLLSSLIFRVFAEMMVDAILLNTPIEVIIISMLILVAYLSRHDVEVFGRVNELFFIFLIIPAVFGLAVSLKQVTGIKLLPLLGNGLPSILINTRELFFSFVGFEIIFLFIPSITTLGKVYNYGFKGWLSPAAIYLAVVIIGIGVFGTRELQNLMWPTLELVKVINFPGLILERVEAIFIAFWVIAVFTTVTNLFYSSVVGATQVLKLSDHKTLVYPLLPLFYFFSTYPQNIYEVLNYMNVMGKFGGLVIITVTPLLYIISLIRNIKGGQKA, via the coding sequence ATGATGACCAGAATGAAAGAACACGGTAAATTAAGTGAAAGGCAGTTTGCCGGGATCATTGCCAACACCATGGTCGGGGTCGGGGTATTAATATTACCTAAAACGGCAACTAAATTTGCCGGTACAGCCGGCTGGATTGCCCTTCTGCTGGGGGGAGTTATTGCCCTTTTTTTTCTGTTTCTTATCTTAAAACTGGGGACCCGCTTTCCGGAAAATACCTTAATGGAGTATGCCCCTCGTATTATCGGGAAAATACCGGGTACCCTGGTTTCGCTCATCTTCTGTACTTACTGGTTTTTATTGAGTAGTTTAATATTCAGGGTTTTTGCAGAAATGATGGTTGATGCAATTTTATTAAATACCCCCATTGAAGTGATAATTATCTCTATGTTAATTCTGGTAGCCTACCTCTCCAGGCATGATGTAGAGGTCTTCGGGAGGGTTAATGAATTGTTCTTTATCTTCCTAATAATACCGGCTGTTTTTGGACTGGCTGTTTCCCTTAAACAGGTGACCGGGATAAAACTTCTTCCGTTGCTGGGAAATGGACTTCCCTCTATTTTAATTAACACCAGGGAACTGTTTTTTTCCTTTGTTGGCTTTGAAATTATATTTCTGTTTATCCCTTCTATAACTACCCTGGGTAAAGTATATAACTATGGGTTTAAAGGATGGTTATCCCCTGCAGCAATTTATCTGGCTGTAGTTATTATTGGAATAGGAGTGTTTGGAACCAGGGAACTTCAGAACTTAATGTGGCCGACCCTGGAGCTGGTTAAGGTGATCAATTTCCCAGGACTCATTTTAGAAAGGGTTGAGGCTATTTTTATTGCCTTCTGGGTAATAGCTGTTTTTACCACGGTTACTAATTTATTTTATAGTTCGGTGGTAGGGGCTACCCAGGTTTTAAAATTATCTGACCATAAAACTCTGGTATACCCCCTACTTCCTTTGTTTTATTTTTTTAGTACCTATCCCCAAAATATATATGAAGTATTAAATTATATGAATGTCATGGGGAAGTTTGGAGGGTTAGTAATTATAACCGTGACTCCCCTGTTGTATATTATCTCTCTCATTAGAAATATTAAAGGGGGACAGAAGGCATGA
- a CDS encoding Ger(x)C family spore germination protein, which translates to MKSRILPAIMVIVLISILLTGCWDLKDIDERATVLAIGIDYADIPQPGNFEGSYMVKVTLQIAISEQMTGGAGQAPPMGEQVVWNISSTGATMARAIELCQEKLKYSLFFGHVRILIFGQKVAQNGVNQFLNYFRNHPMFRRLSYILVSKGDAADVLKTFPKSATIQAMFLMNMVETAQNTGRMPDIPFMEFVVRLIDKGIDPVAIMVSSHKDSVVNTGVAVFRGDNMVGSLDLYETWNFIQITENQRGGIEVVRDVEDELGRVTIQLTGVNSNVRPIIQKNGKVKFIIDMEVEGRIVSQETQTDYNDPVLFSALEERVEKEYKRELEQMINKVQKQFKADIFGFGQQLRAYQNREWKEINNWRKAFSEGELDLTIYVDIRRMGMSTFTKK; encoded by the coding sequence ATGAAATCACGAATTCTACCAGCAATAATGGTTATAGTTTTAATATCTATCCTGTTAACAGGGTGCTGGGATTTAAAGGATATAGATGAGAGGGCAACAGTTCTGGCAATTGGAATAGATTATGCCGATATTCCCCAGCCCGGCAATTTTGAAGGTTCCTATATGGTTAAGGTTACCCTCCAGATTGCTATTTCTGAACAGATGACCGGTGGGGCCGGGCAGGCCCCTCCCATGGGGGAACAGGTTGTCTGGAATATCAGTTCCACCGGGGCCACGATGGCCCGGGCTATAGAGCTCTGCCAGGAAAAATTAAAATATAGTCTTTTTTTTGGTCATGTCCGAATTTTGATATTTGGTCAGAAAGTGGCCCAGAATGGAGTTAACCAATTTTTAAATTATTTCAGAAACCATCCTATGTTCCGTAGATTATCTTATATTCTAGTTAGTAAGGGGGATGCAGCTGATGTTTTAAAGACCTTTCCTAAATCAGCTACAATTCAGGCCATGTTCTTAATGAATATGGTGGAAACAGCCCAGAATACAGGGCGTATGCCCGATATACCCTTTATGGAGTTTGTGGTCAGGTTAATAGACAAAGGAATTGACCCGGTGGCTATCATGGTATCTTCCCACAAGGATTCGGTTGTCAATACGGGAGTGGCTGTCTTCCGGGGGGATAATATGGTGGGGTCCCTTGATCTCTATGAAACCTGGAATTTCATCCAGATTACTGAAAACCAAAGAGGTGGTATAGAGGTTGTCAGGGATGTGGAGGACGAACTAGGGAGGGTAACCATCCAACTGACAGGTGTTAATTCTAATGTTAGACCTATAATTCAAAAGAACGGAAAGGTTAAATTTATAATAGATATGGAGGTAGAAGGTCGGATTGTTTCCCAGGAAACCCAGACTGACTATAATGATCCGGTACTTTTTTCAGCCCTGGAGGAGAGAGTGGAAAAGGAATATAAACGTGAATTAGAACAGATGATTAATAAAGTCCAAAAACAATTTAAAGCAGATATATTTGGTTTTGGCCAGCAGCTCAGGGCCTATCAGAACCGGGAATGGAAGGAGATAAATAACTGGAGAAAAGCCTTCAGTGAAGGAGAGCTGGACCTAACTATATATGTAGATATCCGGAGGATGGGGATGAGTACCTTTACGAAAAAATAG
- a CDS encoding CLC_0170 family protein, with the protein MDLIISVLDFIKHQIYTPYLPPLFIICGLLAFFGDTNYANFYGHNKDFVFSFFLGLLNILAGLLLILVSIIHTRYVF; encoded by the coding sequence ATGGATTTGATTATCAGTGTTCTGGACTTTATTAAACACCAGATTTATACACCCTATTTACCCCCGCTTTTTATTATCTGTGGTCTTCTGGCCTTTTTTGGAGATACCAACTACGCCAATTTTTATGGCCATAACAAGGACTTTGTTTTTTCCTTTTTCCTGGGGTTACTTAATATTTTAGCAGGTTTACTTTTAATTCTGGTTAGTATTATACATACCCGTTATGTTTTTTAG
- a CDS encoding ferredoxin family protein, giving the protein MTSFLKNNENPLKYVNIIPAGKSHIHIRNKKVCLDCENKPCTYYCPARVFFWEVNEIKILFERCIECGACPWGCPRENIDWVYPPGGYGVKYEV; this is encoded by the coding sequence TTGACTAGTTTTTTAAAAAATAATGAGAATCCCCTTAAATATGTAAATATAATCCCTGCAGGTAAATCTCATATCCATATAAGGAATAAAAAGGTCTGTCTTGACTGTGAAAATAAACCCTGTACGTACTACTGCCCTGCCCGTGTATTTTTCTGGGAAGTTAATGAAATTAAAATATTGTTTGAAAGGTGTATCGAATGTGGAGCCTGCCCCTGGGGGTGTCCCCGGGAAAACATAGACTGGGTCTACCCACCAGGAGGCTATGGTGTCAAATATGAGGTTTAA
- a CDS encoding FAD-dependent oxidoreductase: MIYREATAQIVPNFWEEAPVERAIVTDTLWFMDQTSAVQVGFTGLNYAKPPYNKFSVIRSRFDHWLAKKAEEAGAHLMTSCLVKDLIFEKEGLTGKKVAGVVLDDGSKLYSDAVILAEGAMADLAAKAGLRREISADSLKIYVKEILALPREIIEARFNLEKDEGVIIGMVGFPTSGAVGKGGIWTNRDSISLVVGGYLNQIVNKGLNLYQLLNRLKKHPMIRRLIEGAKTVQYMSHLIPKGGYKSLPQFYDNGILITGDAGMLVSGRHGTDIAMLSGKYAAETALQAKARGDFSKKTLSSYENKLKNTFFMRAIESNKEARDYYREYPDSDFVFSKTLNEVAYEFFKEGLKTQDEKLNEIIEEVKEIQSLQKNIRDIYSGLQHWRVF; this comes from the coding sequence GTGATTTATCGGGAGGCAACAGCCCAGATCGTACCTAATTTCTGGGAAGAAGCTCCAGTAGAACGGGCTATCGTTACCGATACTTTATGGTTTATGGACCAGACCTCGGCTGTCCAGGTAGGTTTTACTGGCCTTAACTATGCTAAACCACCCTATAATAAATTTTCGGTCATCAGATCACGTTTTGATCACTGGCTTGCCAAAAAAGCCGAAGAAGCAGGGGCTCATTTAATGACATCCTGTCTGGTTAAAGACCTTATCTTTGAAAAAGAGGGACTGACAGGGAAAAAGGTTGCCGGGGTAGTCCTTGATGATGGTAGTAAACTTTATAGTGATGCAGTAATTCTGGCTGAAGGAGCCATGGCTGATCTCGCTGCTAAGGCAGGACTCAGGCGTGAAATCTCTGCTGACAGCCTTAAAATATATGTAAAGGAAATTCTGGCCCTCCCCCGGGAAATAATAGAAGCCCGTTTTAACCTGGAGAAAGACGAAGGGGTGATTATAGGCATGGTTGGTTTCCCCACTTCAGGGGCTGTGGGAAAAGGTGGTATCTGGACCAACCGTGATAGTATTTCACTGGTGGTGGGAGGATATCTAAACCAGATTGTCAATAAAGGTTTAAACCTCTATCAACTCCTCAACCGGCTGAAAAAACATCCCATGATCAGGAGACTTATTGAAGGAGCAAAAACAGTCCAGTATATGTCCCATCTTATCCCCAAAGGAGGTTATAAAAGTCTACCTCAGTTTTATGATAATGGTATCCTGATAACCGGAGATGCCGGTATGCTGGTCAGTGGACGCCACGGAACCGATATTGCCATGCTGTCCGGTAAATATGCTGCTGAAACTGCTTTACAGGCTAAAGCCAGAGGGGATTTTTCTAAAAAGACCCTCTCCTCATATGAAAATAAACTTAAGAATACTTTTTTTATGCGGGCCATAGAAAGTAATAAAGAAGCCCGGGATTATTACCGGGAATACCCTGATTCTGACTTTGTTTTCAGTAAAACCCTGAACGAAGTGGCCTATGAATTTTTCAAAGAAGGCTTAAAAACCCAGGATGAAAAGCTGAATGAAATAATAGAAGAAGTTAAAGAAATTCAATCACTCCAAAAAAATATCAGAGATATATATTCTGGATTACAGCACTGGAGGGTATTTTAA
- a CDS encoding demethoxyubiquinone hydroxylase family protein, with product MEDSKLLKWLNWFYTLELAQTDLYLNQAKGSKDRYMARVLIKLGEIEKTHALRFSDIIVKLGGKPTRIGALFSYLSGYIPGRLTPYIGTVNLFYVNYMMETIAIRDYKGLIKKINPKRKYRKELLDILVENLIDEDLHRSWFKDRRESLLNLKK from the coding sequence GTGGAAGATAGTAAACTTTTGAAATGGTTAAACTGGTTTTATACCCTGGAGCTGGCCCAGACAGATCTTTATCTTAACCAGGCTAAAGGAAGTAAAGATAGGTATATGGCCAGGGTTCTGATTAAACTGGGGGAAATTGAGAAGACCCATGCATTGAGGTTCAGTGATATTATTGTAAAACTGGGGGGAAAACCAACCAGAATAGGAGCCCTTTTCTCCTATCTTAGTGGGTATATACCGGGACGGTTAACCCCTTATATCGGTACTGTAAACCTGTTTTATGTTAATTATATGATGGAGACAATTGCCATCAGGGATTATAAGGGTCTAATAAAAAAGATAAATCCGAAAAGAAAGTATCGTAAGGAGTTGCTGGATATCCTGGTTGAAAACCTGATTGATGAGGATCTCCACCGGAGCTGGTTTAAGGATAGAAGGGAATCTTTATTAAATCTTAAAAAATAA